CGGCCCTGGACCGGCTGCAGCGGGGCCGACGGATCGCGCTGGCGTCGTCGTTCGCGCTGCGGACGGTGCTGGCGATCGTGCTGGTCTTCAACTTCGACAGCTGGGCGCTGTATCCGTGCGCGCTGGGGATGATGGTGCTCAGCAAGTCGTTCTCGGTGCTCAAGAGCGCGGTCACGCCACGCGTGCTGCCACCCGAGATAGACCTCGTGCGGGTCAATTCGCGGCTGACGGTGTTCGGCCTGATCGGCGGCACCATCGGGGCCGGCGCGCTGGCCGGAGCGCTGGCGCTGGTGACCGGGTCGACGGGTGCGTTGTGGCTGGCCGCGGTGATCACCGCGCTGGGCGCCTACCTGAGCATGCGGATCCCGGCGTGGGTCGAGGTCACCGAGGGCGAGGTCCCCGCGACGCTGACGTTCCACGGTGACGACTCCCCCACCGAACTGATCGACGTGAGCGCGAAGGGACGCGCCCCGGCGGGCGAAGGCAAGGCGACCAAGCGGCAACCGCTCGGGCGCGTGGTGGTCACGGGCCTGTGGGGCAACGGCACCATCCGCGTCCTGACCGGCTTCCTGACGCTGTACATCGCGTTCGTCGCGAAGGCCAACACCAACCACGAGGCGCTGATGCAGGCCGCGACGCTCGGTCTGGTCGGCGCGGCGGCGGGCATCGGCAACTTCGCGGGCAACGCCACCGGCGCCCGCCTCGAACTGGGTCGCCCGGCGCTGGTGGTGCTGCGCTGCACCATCGCGGTGACGGTGGTGGCGATCCTCGTGGCGGTCACCGGCAACCTGCTCGCGGCGGCGCTCGCGGCGCTCGTGGCGTCCGGGGCGAGCGCGCTGGCGAAGGTCTCGCTGGACGCGTCGCTGCAGCAGGACCTGCCCGAGGAGTCCATCGCGTCCGGCTTCGGCCGGTCCGAGACCGTCCTCCAGCTCAGCTGGGTCATCGGCGGGGCCCTGGGTGTGCTGCTGCCCACCGAACTGTGGATCGGTTTCACCGTCGTGTCGGTGGTGCTTACGATCGGCCTGGTGCAGACGATCCTGACCTACCGCGGAGCGACCCTGCTCCCGGGGCTGGGCGGCAGGCGCCCGGAGCACGTCAACCCCGAGACCGCCGTCGGCCACAGCCCTCGTGCCGACTGATCCACCGAACGAGAAACGGAATCGATGATGCAACCCCGGACGAAGAACATTGTTGCGCTGATCGCGGCGGTAGTGGTGGTAGTCGCGGCAGGTCTCGCCGGGGTCGTTGCCTACCTCGTCGGTAAGGCACCGGAGCAGCTGCCGACCATCACCGCGTACGCGCACCAGGAGTCCGCGCAGCTCCAGCCCGGTTTCTGCGACGCGTCGCTGCAGTGTGCGGGGCTCGAGATCGTCGAACTCCACGTGCCCGAGGGCTACCCGCTGCAGCTGTCGCTGCCGAAGGAGGTCGCGGACTCGGACTGGCGGCTGAACGTCCAGATCGGCAACCCGAAGACCGGCGAGATCTTCGAGGGCTACCGCGACTACAAGCCCGGTGAGGCGTACGCGGTGACGGTCCCCGGCAACCCGGGTGAGCAGCTGATCAGCGCGATCATCCAGCTCCCCGCCAAGGGCGGACTGGCCCCGATCTGGGCCATCCAGACGATGCCGTTGCCGGGCGGCGGCGTGGTCGCCCCGGCGCAGTAACCGGCGCCGTTACGAACGACGGGAGCCCTCCGGTGATTCACCGGAGGGCTCCCTCTTTTCGTCAGTGCGGTTCGCGACTCAGCTGTCGAGTTCGCGGGCGACGGCGCGCACCACCTCGGAGATCCGCTGGGCGGTCTTGCGGTCCGGGTACTTGCCCTTGCGCAGGTCGGGCTGGATCGTGGCCTCGAGCAGCGTGATCATGTCCTCGACCATGCCGTGCAGCTCGTCGGGCGTGTGCTTGCGGGGCACGGCGGCATCGCGGCGGGCGCCGCCGCCCTGGCGCACCGACGGCGCCGGGTCGAGCACCTTGACGCTCAGCGCCTGCGGTCCACGGCGACCGGCGGCCATGCCGAACTCGACGCGCTGGCCGGCCTTGAGGCCCTCGACGCCGTCGGGCAGCGCGGCCGCGCGCACGTACACGTCCTCCCCCTCTTCCTGCGACAGGAAGCCGAACCCCTTCTCGACGTCGTACCACTTCACCTTGCCGGTAGGCACCGCGTTCACCTGCTCATCTGCCTGCCGCGCTCTCCGTTGAGCGCGCGCGTGGATAATGCAAAACAACGCGCCCCACGTGGAGTGCGGGACGCGTGAATGCCCGAGTGTACCCGTCGGAACGGTGGCCCGGCACCCACGTTTCCCGGTGTCCGAGGTCTACAGACCAGTCGGTCGGTCCGTAGCCGATACTGGTCGCGATGGTCGGCGATCCGGTGCTGGACCATCCCGACGACAGGAGGACCACACCGTGACGACGCTGACCGACCTGCTCACCAAGATCGGCTCCAAGAGCATCGAGGTGGTCGACCTCACCGCCCCGCTGAGCGCGCAGACGCCGGTGCTGCACCTGCCGGAGCCGTTCGCGAACACCATCCCGGCGCAACTCGAGACGGTCAGCAACTTCGACGACGACGGCCCGATGTGGGCGTGGAACAACCTGCACACCGGCGAGCACACCGGCACCCACCTGGACGCGCCGACGCACTGGATCACCGGCCGCGACGGCGCGAGCGTCGATCAGATCCCGCCGGAGCGGCTCATCGGCCCGGTCGCGGTCGTCGACGTCACCGCCGAGGTGGAGCGGAACCCCGACTTCGTGCTCGAGGTGGAGCACATCGAGGCGTGGGAGGCGGAGAACGGCCCGCTGCCGGACGGCGCGTGGCTGATCCTGCGCACCGGCTGGGCCGAGCGCGGCTCCGATCCGGCGCGGTTCGCGAACGCCGACGCGGACGGCCCGCACACCCCCGGTGTCTCGGTGGCGGCGGCCAAGTGGCTGGCCGAGCAGAGCCCCATCACCGGCCTGGGCGTGGAGACGGTCGGCATCGACGCCGGCATCGCGGGCACCTTCGACCCGATGTTCCCGGCGCACTACTACCTGCTCGGCAACGACAAGTACGGCCTGACGCAGCTGCGGGGCGTCGACCGGCTGCCGACCCTCGGCGCGGTGCTGGTGGCGTCGCCGTTGCCCATCGTCGGCGGCACCGGCAGCCCGGCACGCGTGTTCGCGCTGGTCGAGCACCCATGAGTGTCACCGTCGCGCAGTTGGTCGGCCGCACGCTCGCCGACCTCGGCGTCGGGCACGCGTTCGGCGTGGTGGGCAGCGGCAACTTCGCGGTCACGGGCGCGCTGATCGCGGCGGGCGTGCCGTTCGTCGCGGCCCGGCACGAGGGCGGCGCGGCCACGATGGCCGACGCCTACTCGCGCATGTCGCGCCTCCCGGCGATCGTGACCACCCATCAGGGGTGCGGGCTGACGAACGCGTTGACGGGAATCGGGGAGGCGGCGAAGAGCCGCACCCCGCTGATCGTGCTGACCGCCGACACCGCGGGGGCGGCGGTGCGCTCGAACTTCCGGATCGACCAGGACGCGTTGGCCCGCAGCGTCGGCGCGGTGGCCGAGCGGGTGCATTCGGCGGCGTCGGCGGTGGCCGACACCGTCCGCGCGTACCGCACGGCGGTCCGCGAGCGCCGCACCGTGGTGCTGAGCCTGCCGCTGGACGTGCAGGAGCACCCGGCCCCGGAGTCGTGGGCGGTGCCGTTGCTGCCGCCGACGCAGCGGGTGCGTCCGGACGCGAACGCCCTGGCCTCGCTGGTGGCGCAGCTGGGACGGGCGGAGCGACCGGTGTTCGTCGCCGGTCGCGGCGCGCGGGACGCCGGGCCGCAGCTCGCCGCGCTGGCGGAGCGGACCGGCGCGCTGGTCGCGACGTCGGCGGTGGCCAACGGTTTGTTCGAGGGAAACCCGTTCTCGCTGGGCATCTCCGGCGGGTTCTCGTCCCCGCTCGCCGCGGAGCTGATCTCCGACGCCGACCTGATCGTCGGCTGGGGGTGCGCGCTGAACATGTGGACCATGCGGCACGGCTCGCTGATCGGCGCCGGCGCGACCGTCGTCCAGGTGGACGTCGACGACGCGGCGCTGGGCGCGAACCGCCCGATCGACCTGGGGGTGCTGGGCGACTGCCGCGAGACCGCGGTCGTCGCGCTCGAGGCCGTGGCCGCGCCGGGTATCGGCTACCGCACCGACGACGTGCGGACTCGCATTGCGGCGCAGGGTCGTTGGAACGACATCGCCTTCGACGACCTGTCGACCGACGCGACGATCGACCCGCGGATGCTGTCGCGCGAGCTGGACGCGATCCTGCCCCGCGAGCGGACGGTGTCGGTGGACTCCGGCAACTTCATGGGCTACCCGAGCGCGTACCTGTCGGTGCCGGACGAGTTCGGCTTCTGCTTCACGCAGGCGTTCCAGTCGATCGGGCTGGGCCTGGCCACCGCGATCGGGACGGCACTGGCCCAGCCGCACCGGCTGCCGGTCGCGGCGCTGGGCGACGGCGGATTCCTCATGGGGATCTCGGAATTGGAGACCGTCGTCCGACTGGGGCTGCCGATGGTGCTGGTGGTCTACAACGACAGCGCGTACGGTGCGGAGGTCCACCACTTCGACGCCCCCGGCACCGACCACTCGGCGGTCACCTTCCCCGATACCGACATCGCCGCGATAGCCCGGGGTTACGGCGCCGACGCCGTGACGGTACGGTCGGTGCGCGATCTCGACGCCGTCCGGGAATGGGTGGCGGGCCCGCGGATTCGGCCACTGCTGATCGACGCGAAGGTCAGCTCCGACGGCGGCGCATGGTGGCTGGCGGAGGCGTTCAAGGGACACTGACGTGCGCATTTTCGATCTCGAGTCAGCGCGCCTCCCCGACTGAACCGATCCCGTAGCAGTTCCCTTTTGGACGATTGACCAGTTTTGCCTTCAATCAGGTCACGAAAGTGCTACAAACTACTCGGCGCAGCACGGGGGCTGCGGCACGTTTCCACCAGCTTTACTGCGCCGCACAGCGCTGACCAGATGCTCGCGTGAAACAAAGTTTTGACTGGTCGAGGTGTCTCGTGCCGACGCACCACTCTTGCAACGACCCCGTTCGCGGGGCGAGAAGAAACGAGAACCTCCGCATGAACAAGAAGACCAAGGGCGCCATCGCCGCCGGTGCAGCGGCTCTGCTCCTCGCCGGTGGTGCCGGCACATTCGCCACGTGGAATGCCCAGGCCAACCTCAACGGCGGCTCCGTCAACTCCGGCAAGCTCACCCTCACCGCCACAGGTTCGACCTGGTCGGACTCGCACGGTGTGATTAACAACTGGGCAAACTTCAAGGCTGTGCCGGGTGACGTCCTGACCTACAACGCACAGGCCACGATCGGTGCCGTGGGCAAGAATCTGAACGCATCGTTGACGGTCGATCCCGCCAGCATCACGGGCGCGCTCGCAGCCTCTCTTGGCACCCCGACCGTCACCGCCAAGATCGGTTCCAACCCGGTCACCACGATCACCGAAGCGAACGACGGCAATGTCGTCGACGTCGCGGTCTCGTTCACGTTCAGTTCCGCAGCCGACAACACGACGCAGAACCTGTCGGCTTCACTCGCGAACATGACACTCAAGCTGCAGCAGCAGTAGAACGTTGTCGAAGAACCACCGTTGGTGGGCACTCGCAGCGGTGCCGGTCCTGGGTCTGATCTTCTTCTCGACCCAGCAGACCGGCGCCCTGTGGAGTGACACCGAGAACATCGCCGAAGGTCAATCCATCACCTCCGGAACCCTCGACATCGCTGTCGGCGCAGGCGGCACGACTCAGGCCAGCTACCCTTTCACGGCGCTGGCGAAGTCCGGTATGACGCCAGGCGCATTCGCCCAGGCTCCGCTGACGGTGCGCAACTCGGGCAATGTGGCGATGCGGTATCGGCTGCAGAACGCAAACCAGTCGAATCCGGCTGTCCCACTGACGCTGACGGTGTCGACGGTGCCGAATGAGGCCGCGTGCCCGGCAACGGGCAATCCGTCGGGTGCGACCCAGTTGTACAGCGGCGCAATGGTTGGCGCGCAAGTGCCACAGCTGCGCGCGCTCGCCCCAGGCGCCTCCGAGGTCCTGTGCATGCGCGGCACCCTGGACTCGTCGGCCGCGCCGAATACCAGCACCACCGCGACGTTCACCTTCGCTGCTGAAGTCGGATGAGCGACGCGGCCAAGACCGAGGAGCAACCCACCACCGTCTGGTGGTGGGTCAAGTCCGTCGTGTCCTGGCTGCTGCTTATCGCGATGCTCAGCGTCCTCGCGTTGACTATCGTTATTCCGCGGCTTGCGGGTGCCACCCCGTACACAGTTCTCACGAGTTCGATGGAGCCGACGTATCCGCCGGGCACGCTGATCGTCGTGAAGCCGCAGGATCCCGCGTCGCTGAGAGTCGACGACGCGATCACGTTCCAATGGGAGTCCGGGAAGCCGGAGGTCGTGACGCATCGCATCGTCGCTGTGCAGTACACGTCCAACGGCGAGCTTCGTTTGACCACGCAGGGTGATGCGAACTCGGCACCCGATCCAAGACCCGTTGTGCCCGAGCAGGTGCGCGGCAAGATTTGGTACTCGGTTCCGTACGTCGGGTACGTCAACAACTACATAACTGGTAAGCAGCGTTCGGTCCTCCTGATGGTGGTCGTCGGCGGCCTTCTGGTCTATGCCGTGACCATGTTCGTCAGCGCAGGCAGGGACAAGGCCCGCAAGCGTCGGCAACAACCGATCGAGGACGACGCCGCCACCGTCGAGATCCCGGTGATCGACATCGACAGCTCCACGCCGGCCACTTCGAAGTAACCGCACCAACACCCGGCGCCCTTCCACTTCAGGACGAGCGCAGGCACGGAATGGGTCCGATGATCGCGACCTGAGGGGAATGAGAGAAAGACCGATGAAGACACGGACCAAGGGCATTGTCGCAGCAGCCACGCTGTGCGCCGCCATGCTGCTCACTGCCTGCGATCCGATCGGCACCGGCAGCGCCGGCAGCTCGGGCGGCGGCACCACTACGACGGCTCCGACCACCACCGCGCCGCCCACCACCACCATCGGTGGTGGCGGAAACGGTTCCGGCTCATTGGCACTCACTGCCCTGTCGCAGCCCACGTGGAGCGATCAGAACGGCCCCATCGACATCACGACCATGCGGATCGTCCCGGGCGACGTGCTCACCTACCGCGGCACCTTCAAGATCACTCTCCAGGGCACCAACCTGAAGGCGCGCCTCACCACCGACAACGTCACCTTCGCCGGTGGTGGTCAGCTCAAGGCCAAGTTGCAGCCTCAGGTGAGCGCCACGATCAATGGTCTCCCCCTCCCCGCGGGCAACATCGTCACGACCGCCCAGGACGGTGCGACCGTCGAGGTGACGGCGAAGTTCGCCTTCGACCCGCAGACGGCCGGCACTGTCGGACAGTCCGATACGGCGAATTTCCAGAGCATCGGCGTGCATCTCGAGCAGGTCATTTCCTAACTCCCCCCAGCCTCAGGGCCACCGCCGGTCCCCCCTCCCGCCGGTGGCCCTGACTTGATTCACGTTCGCTCCCCGGTCTCGCCTCGAGACCGGGGAGCGCCGCTGTTTCCGGGCTGTGATGCCACGGCCCCTCCAGCCTCGTCGCGGACTTCCGGTCTGGCGCTCTACGTTCTCAGTGGCCGCGCAGGTGTCACGAACAGTGAAGGGGCCCGACAGAGTTCGACCAGACGCTGCGGACGGAACACGCCACATTACCTCGATCGGTTCGACATGAACCCGGGGCGGAGCGCCACAGTCGAACGACGATGCATTGATCGCGAGCTTCTGCACAAAGAGAAGCGGGGCACGATCGACTCTGTGTCGATCGTGCCCCGCTTCGAGGCTCGTCTACTTGATCAGTGCGGCGATCTTGGCCGGCACGGTCGCCGAGATCGGGTCGACGGGAACAGCGCTCCACGTACCCGATGTAACTCGGTAGATCGTCTGGCCGTCCACGATCCACAGTGTGTCGCCCGACGAATCCCACTGCACGGTGGCATCTTCCGAGACCGGCCTGGAGAACACGACTTCACCGGACGAATCCTGGACAACAGCGTTCGTCCCGGACTTCCCTGCGACATAAGTCCCCGAGGGCGACTCCTGCGCACTTGCCGGCCGCGGTGCGGTCGTAGTCGTCGTTGTGGCGGTGGTTGCCTCCGCCGTAGTCGACGTCGCTGACGTCGTGGCGGTGGTCGTGGTCGGGTTCGTCGCGCTGGTCGTCGACTGCGGAGCCGTCGTGGTCGTCGGGCTCGTAATCGTGGTCGTCGGGCTCGTAGTCGTGGTCGTGGTCGTGGTCGTCGGAGCCGTAGTCGTGGTTGTCAGACTCGGAGTCATCGTGGTGGTCGTCGTGGGCGTCACAGACGACTCGTTCGTCGCAAGAGTCTCCGCAGATGGAACACCACGAGCATCGACGCCCAAGGCATCGATCCCTGCACTCGCCGCGCCCATGCCACCATAGATATCGTTCTCGAAGGGCGGATTGTCCTGGTTGTTCGCACCGCCCGAGCAGTACGTATCCAGTGCGGCACCGGACCAGATGCCCTGCCCCTTCCAGCCAGTCGACACAGCGTTCGGGCTACCTGTGGGCCCGTTAACCGTGTGGACCTCGACGATGTAGCCCCTGCCGGTTGTGCCCGCATTGATCTGTATCGATGTACCCGCCTGGTTCGTCGACTGGATGACTTCCGACGGGTTGTTATCACGGCGAACAACTACCCGATACGTATACGGAATGCCCAATGGGGAGTTGCCCAAGCCACTCCAGGAGAGGTTCGCTTTTCGGAGTCCGATTGAACCCGAGGTTGAGCACGAGACACTGGACACCAGCGGCGTCGGAAAGAAATTCGCTGCCGATTTGAACGAGCTTGCAGCAGTGGCGCCATCGGTGAAGGCCGCGGCTGTGCCGACCGTCGAGGCGCCGAGGGCGGTCACGCCCGCGATACCGAGCGCAATCATCGCCCGCGCCGACAGATTGCGTTGCATCGAGAATCCTTGCGTCCGGACCGATTCGGCGGGTGCTTCGTTGTCGGTGTATGCGTGCGTGACGGGTTCCAGTTCGATTGCCTCGTGCGACCCGGGGATATCGTTCCCTGCATCCGAATCCGAATCCGAATCGTCGTCCTTGCGCTTCGAACCCGGCCCGAAGGCCAGCACCATCACGCCACCGACGAGCGCGCCGCCGAGGAAGATCGCAGCCGGCGACGACAGCCACGACACCGCGTAGCCGAGACCGGGCACACTGAAGAACACCCGATCGACCTCGGTCACCGTGTACGGCGAGATGTCGGCGTCCTGGTTGGCGTCACCCTTGAGGATCAGCACCGACGTGGTGCCGTCCGAGGAGACGATCTCGTGGACGCGGTGGGTGATCCGGGTGCCCTGGTCGTTCTCGACGCTGACCACGTCACCGACCTCGAGATTGCCCGCGGGTGTGGTCTTCGACAGTGCGAGTGCGCCCGTGGGGATCTCGGGCGACATCGAGCCCGAACGGAAGATCAACGGCTTGATACCGAAGAGGAAGGACGCGGCCGCGGCGAGCACGCAGATCAGTCCAGCGATGGCGCCGACGTTGAGGGCGATCTCGCGCCCTCGCGAGCGCCCGGACCCTACCGGGTTGTCATGAATCGTCATGCGGCACTCAGGCAGTCGTGGCGTTGAAGTTGAACGAAACGTTCACCGTCTGGTTTTGCACGGAAGTCGGTGCTGCGGAGTCCAGCGCCACCTGGAAGCACAGCGTCTCGCTGGTGCCGTTGGCCAGCGTGCGCGCCGTCGGGATCAGGTTCGTCTGGCCGCCGGACACGAGTGGGAGATTATTGGCGATCACAGTGCCACCGGCGCACGTAGTCCCGTTCGAGGTACCGGTGGAGATCAACACCTTCAACTGCGGCGCCAGGGCCGAGCTCGTCGCGTTCGCCACCATCGTGTAGTTGAACTGAGTCGTACCTGTGTTCTGCACCGGCAGCGTTGCCGCGACCGAGTTACCAGGCAGCATGTTGGTCTTCGTCAGGGTCGCGAAAGCGTAGGCATCAGGGTTGCCCTGATTCCCGTTGAGCTGCAGGTCGATCGAGCCCGTCGAGAAGACGCCCGACGTCGCGGTCGCGGTGTCGCTCCAGGCAGCGAGGGTCCCGATGGCGCCCAAACCCAACACGATTCCGAGCGATGCGATGGCACGGGGGCGGCTGCCCGTTAACGCCGCGCGTGCACGCGAGCCGAACTGACGAGACATGAGGGTGTGTGCCTTCCTGCAACAGAACCGATCAGGCGCCGCCCCGCCGGGGACCTGACCGGGTACGGGTCAAGAGATGTTTACCACCCGATTGCCCATCCCCGAGGCAAAACTGGTCAATCGTCCAGTAGAAAACGGAACCGACTTGGCGCATCGCACCTTCAACGCCGAACAGGCGGCGACGGGAACATCCGGCAAGTGCCGGACCCGACAACCGCCCGTTCGTTCGCTAGTTCGGGATCGACCGATCAGGAAGCGAGGCTTCCCGTGCCGAGCGAACCGAACATGCAACCGAGAGAGCCCAGCGATCCGGTGCCGGCGCAACCGGGCTCTGTCACCGTGCCCGGGGTGAAGCCCACGGCCCACATCGGGTTCGCCTGACCGTTCTGCGTCTGGTTACCAGCGTCGGCGGGCATGCCAACGACGAGGTCGATCGTCGCGACGCCGCCGGCGGCGAGATGCACGAACCCCATGGACGTACCCGGCGCCACCGTACGAGCCTCGGTGAGCGTCACCGGGTTTCCGGCCTTGCCGTCGATGTCCACGCGTGCGGTGGCGATCATGTGCGGCGTCAGCGTGTACTCGCCCACCGCGAACCCGACGAAGCCCTCCCCACCGGACGCGTTGCGCACCTTGAAGGTCGTCTTCAGTTCTCGCCCGGGGACGAGCTCCCCCTCGTTCCAGTTGATCTTCTCCGTGCCACCCCACGTGGCGCCGCCGTCGGACGAGTACTCGACGGTCGGCGCGGGCGCGTCGGCGCGCGCGACAGCGGGGCCGGCGATCACGGCGACGGCCGCGAGGAAGAGGGCCAGCAGCACGCCGCCCAGGATCTTGGCCGGGAACGAGAGTCCCCTGGCCACGGGGGTGCGAACAGTCATGGCGCGGAGCCTAGAGGAGCGAATCTGAGCAAGCGTCCAATTTGGAAATATTGGACGGACCTCCGGATCGGAACTGCCGTGCACCACCCCGTCCCGGGTGGCCTACCGTTGTCTTGTGACGAACGAATCGAACCGCAACGACGCCGGCGCCCCCACGCAGCCCGGCAAGGGACTGTTCTACGCGGCAGTCGTC
This genomic stretch from Prescottella soli harbors:
- a CDS encoding MFS transporter codes for the protein MTGPREPHDASRRGQQPRDPAPRRHPGYDRYPPSQRPAARRAPLPPLHPVDRSAHTERIAPPTPPTPDSPASPPTRPMPEPDAGAGAGAGAGETARGADTGAPKPPPMPRKLTVTRVAAMRSRELTNKGIATFRRAATADGADKSGLTALTYAVMANFATDAAIAVALANTLFFSAATGEDKTKVALYLLITIAPFAVIAPLIGPALDRLQRGRRIALASSFALRTVLAIVLVFNFDSWALYPCALGMMVLSKSFSVLKSAVTPRVLPPEIDLVRVNSRLTVFGLIGGTIGAGALAGALALVTGSTGALWLAAVITALGAYLSMRIPAWVEVTEGEVPATLTFHGDDSPTELIDVSAKGRAPAGEGKATKRQPLGRVVVTGLWGNGTIRVLTGFLTLYIAFVAKANTNHEALMQAATLGLVGAAAGIGNFAGNATGARLELGRPALVVLRCTIAVTVVAILVAVTGNLLAAALAALVASGASALAKVSLDASLQQDLPEESIASGFGRSETVLQLSWVIGGALGVLLPTELWIGFTVVSVVLTIGLVQTILTYRGATLLPGLGGRRPEHVNPETAVGHSPRAD
- a CDS encoding SipW-dependent-type signal peptide-containing protein — protein: MSRQFGSRARAALTGSRPRAIASLGIVLGLGAIGTLAAWSDTATATSGVFSTGSIDLQLNGNQGNPDAYAFATLTKTNMLPGNSVAATLPVQNTGTTQFNYTMVANATSSALAPQLKVLISTGTSNGTTCAGGTVIANNLPLVSGGQTNLIPTARTLANGTSETLCFQVALDSAAPTSVQNQTVNVSFNFNATTA
- a CDS encoding cyclase family protein, with translation MTTLTDLLTKIGSKSIEVVDLTAPLSAQTPVLHLPEPFANTIPAQLETVSNFDDDGPMWAWNNLHTGEHTGTHLDAPTHWITGRDGASVDQIPPERLIGPVAVVDVTAEVERNPDFVLEVEHIEAWEAENGPLPDGAWLILRTGWAERGSDPARFANADADGPHTPGVSVAAAKWLAEQSPITGLGVETVGIDAGIAGTFDPMFPAHYYLLGNDKYGLTQLRGVDRLPTLGAVLVASPLPIVGGTGSPARVFALVEHP
- a CDS encoding DUF2771 family protein, with protein sequence MMQPRTKNIVALIAAVVVVVAAGLAGVVAYLVGKAPEQLPTITAYAHQESAQLQPGFCDASLQCAGLEIVELHVPEGYPLQLSLPKEVADSDWRLNVQIGNPKTGEIFEGYRDYKPGEAYAVTVPGNPGEQLISAIIQLPAKGGLAPIWAIQTMPLPGGGVVAPAQ
- a CDS encoding alternate-type signal peptide domain-containing protein yields the protein MKTRTKGIVAAATLCAAMLLTACDPIGTGSAGSSGGGTTTTAPTTTAPPTTTIGGGGNGSGSLALTALSQPTWSDQNGPIDITTMRIVPGDVLTYRGTFKITLQGTNLKARLTTDNVTFAGGGQLKAKLQPQVSATINGLPLPAGNIVTTAQDGATVEVTAKFAFDPQTAGTVGQSDTANFQSIGVHLEQVIS
- a CDS encoding thiamine pyrophosphate-binding protein; its protein translation is MSVTVAQLVGRTLADLGVGHAFGVVGSGNFAVTGALIAAGVPFVAARHEGGAATMADAYSRMSRLPAIVTTHQGCGLTNALTGIGEAAKSRTPLIVLTADTAGAAVRSNFRIDQDALARSVGAVAERVHSAASAVADTVRAYRTAVRERRTVVLSLPLDVQEHPAPESWAVPLLPPTQRVRPDANALASLVAQLGRAERPVFVAGRGARDAGPQLAALAERTGALVATSAVANGLFEGNPFSLGISGGFSSPLAAELISDADLIVGWGCALNMWTMRHGSLIGAGATVVQVDVDDAALGANRPIDLGVLGDCRETAVVALEAVAAPGIGYRTDDVRTRIAAQGRWNDIAFDDLSTDATIDPRMLSRELDAILPRERTVSVDSGNFMGYPSAYLSVPDEFGFCFTQAFQSIGLGLATAIGTALAQPHRLPVAALGDGGFLMGISELETVVRLGLPMVLVVYNDSAYGAEVHHFDAPGTDHSAVTFPDTDIAAIARGYGADAVTVRSVRDLDAVREWVAGPRIRPLLIDAKVSSDGGAWWLAEAFKGH
- a CDS encoding alternate-type signal peptide domain-containing protein, producing the protein MNKKTKGAIAAGAAALLLAGGAGTFATWNAQANLNGGSVNSGKLTLTATGSTWSDSHGVINNWANFKAVPGDVLTYNAQATIGAVGKNLNASLTVDPASITGALAASLGTPTVTAKIGSNPVTTITEANDGNVVDVAVSFTFSSAADNTTQNLSASLANMTLKLQQQ
- a CDS encoding signal peptidase I, translated to MTIHDNPVGSGRSRGREIALNVGAIAGLICVLAAAASFLFGIKPLIFRSGSMSPEIPTGALALSKTTPAGNLEVGDVVSVENDQGTRITHRVHEIVSSDGTTSVLILKGDANQDADISPYTVTEVDRVFFSVPGLGYAVSWLSSPAAIFLGGALVGGVMVLAFGPGSKRKDDDSDSDSDAGNDIPGSHEAIELEPVTHAYTDNEAPAESVRTQGFSMQRNLSARAMIALGIAGVTALGASTVGTAAAFTDGATAASSFKSAANFFPTPLVSSVSCSTSGSIGLRKANLSWSGLGNSPLGIPYTYRVVVRRDNNPSEVIQSTNQAGTSIQINAGTTGRGYIVEVHTVNGPTGSPNAVSTGWKGQGIWSGAALDTYCSGGANNQDNPPFENDIYGGMGAASAGIDALGVDARGVPSAETLATNESSVTPTTTTTMTPSLTTTTTAPTTTTTTTTTSPTTTITSPTTTTAPQSTTSATNPTTTTATTSATSTTAEATTATTTTTTAPRPASAQESPSGTYVAGKSGTNAVVQDSSGEVVFSRPVSEDATVQWDSSGDTLWIVDGQTIYRVTSGTWSAVPVDPISATVPAKIAALIK
- a CDS encoding signal peptidase I, with translation MSDAAKTEEQPTTVWWWVKSVVSWLLLIAMLSVLALTIVIPRLAGATPYTVLTSSMEPTYPPGTLIVVKPQDPASLRVDDAITFQWESGKPEVVTHRIVAVQYTSNGELRLTTQGDANSAPDPRPVVPEQVRGKIWYSVPYVGYVNNYITGKQRSVLLMVVVGGLLVYAVTMFVSAGRDKARKRRQQPIEDDAATVEIPVIDIDSSTPATSK
- a CDS encoding cold-shock protein; protein product: MPTGKVKWYDVEKGFGFLSQEEGEDVYVRAAALPDGVEGLKAGQRVEFGMAAGRRGPQALSVKVLDPAPSVRQGGGARRDAAVPRKHTPDELHGMVEDMITLLEATIQPDLRKGKYPDRKTAQRISEVVRAVARELDS